DNA sequence from the bacterium genome:
ACCGACCAGACCGGTCCGGCCGTCACGCTCTATGACGGCGGTCGCAGGTTGAACGACGGCGACTGGGTTGACTCGGCATTCGTTCTGACCGGCACGGTCAGCGATGAAAGCGGTATCAATCTCTTGAATTCAAAGGAGGACGCCCGCGGTTTCTACCTTTACATCAACCAGGATGTCGAGGAGAAGATCGATCTGCGGAATTTCTTCCTTTACGACCAGAATTCCTACACCGAAGGCAAGTTCAGCACCAGCATCCTCCTCCCTGAATCGGTCGACACCATAACCGTCAACGTAAATGATAACAATTTCAACCAAACGACTTTGAAGGTGATCCTTAATACCGAGCAGTTCGGCGGGATATCATTAGAGGACCTTCTCGTGTACCCGAACCCGGTCTTGGACCGTAAGGGTTTATGGTTCACGTTCCGGCTCACCGCATCCGGCACCGTGAAGCTCCGAATCTTCAGCATCGCGGGGCGGCTGATAAAGGTCATTGATCCGCAACCCCGTGGCGCCGGGTATAATCAGATCTTCTGGGATGGTCTGGATGAATACGGTGAGGAATTGAGCAACGGGGTTTACCTCGTGCAAGTAGCGGCTGAAGCGGAAGGACATCAGGACGAAGTGACGGAAAAATTCATCATCGCGAGGTGATCGGCCGTATGGATCCAAGCGGGTAACCCGGGGACGAAAAATGACAGGGAGCATACTTTCCAGCATCGACACAAAATCACAGATCGCAAAGGTCACACTGTATGGCGTTTTCGACCAGCAGGGCGTAGCCGCGCAGATCTTCAGTTCCCTGGGTCAGCAGGGGTTCAACGTTGAAGCCATCACGACCACGCAGCGGGGCCGGAAACGCGCCGATATCTCGTTCGCGGTCCCAGAACAGGATATCCCCCGTTTAACAAGGCTGATCCATTCGATGAAAGTACGTTTTGGCGCGAGAAAGGTGAGCATTGACCGAAACCGCGCGCTCCTCATCCTTTACGGCGCGAAAGGGTTTGCCGCCCCGGGCGCAGCGGGACAGATCTTTGCCAAGTTTTCCGAACTTGGCATAAACATTGAGATGATCAGCTCGTCATTATCCATCCTGGCGCTGGTCATCCCACGCGAAAAGGCCGGCGCTATCACTGAAGTGCTGAAGCAGGAATTCGTCGCCGGTTCTGGAGCTTAGTACCTGCCTATGGCTGCAAAGCCGCTGGCGGCTTCAAGGCCCGAGTATTCTCCTCGATCGATAGGAAAACATAGATCATATCAGACCATGCCAGTAAAGCGATAAAATAAAAGGCACCCAGAATAAGCACGGTAAAGGCCATGACCACGCCACCCATGGCTCCATACGCGCCGTAGCTGCCGCCGTACGGACCCGCGAATCTCGGCAGGGCGGCTCCGGCCACCAGGCATACGAGGAACAGGATCACGGCCAACGCGGCATCGATCCAAGCCAGGACCTTCAAGACTACCGCAATGATCCTTAAAGCGGTGAACTTTTTTTCCATATAAGCCCCCTTTGTTGTATGATTTTTTTCTTTTCTAATTACTGATCACTGGTTACTAATTACTGATTTCTAGTCACTGTTTTCAAATTACCAGTTACCAATAACCAATTACTATTTCTTTTGCTCCGCGTGATGCTTGATGACCCGCGCCTGCGCAATGTAGATCGTGTCCTCGCAGATATTGGTGGAAAGGTCGGCGATCCGTTCCAGGTTCCTCGCCACAGAGATGTACTGCAGGGCGGCGCCGATCTTATCCGGCTGCTCGAGCATATGAGTGAGCATGATCCTGGTTATGTCATTTCGCATCTCATCAACGACGCTGTCCCGTTCACACACTTTCTGCGCCTGCGTTGCGTTATTGCTCATGAAACTATCGACGCTGTCCTTAAGCATTTCGCTGACGATCGTAACCATGGTCCAGATCGTGCTGACGGGCTTGATCCGGGGCGCCTCGGCGAGAAAGTGCACGCAATCGGCGATATTGACGGCATGATCACCCATCCGCTCCAGATCGCTGTTCATCTTTATGACCCCGATCAGGAATCTAAGGTCAGCACCCACGGGCTGATGGCGCGCGATGAGCTCAACGCATCTTTCCTCAATGGCGATCTCCAGCTTATCGATCTCTTTGTCGATCTCGCGGATGTGCTGCGCGTTCTTTATATCTCGCTTTTTCAGGGCTTCAAGTGACTTATGGATCGATTCCTCGACCATGGTCGCCATCTTGAAAATATCATTTTTCAATTCTCTGAGCTGTTCGTCAAAATGGATATCCATACGCCTCCTTCAAAAATCAACCAAACCTTCCGCTGATGTAGTTGAAAGTCCGTTCATCAGACGGATTGGTGAACATCTTGCTGGCCGAATCGAATTCGATCAATTCACCCAGCAGCATAAAACCCACTTCGTCCGCGATGCGGGCAGCCTGCTGCATGTTGTGCGTAACGATAATGATGGTATATTTCTTTTTGAGTTCGATCATCAATTCTTCGATCCTGGTGGTAGCGATCGGGTCAAGCGCGGAACAGGGTTCATCCATGAGCAGGATCTCCGGCTCGACCGCCAGTAAACGCGCGATGCACAACCGCTGCTGTTTTTCCAGGGAAAGTTCAAGGGCGCCTTTCTTTAATATACCCTTGACCTCTTCGAACAGATCGACCGCTCGGAGCGAACGCTCCACGATCTCATTGAGTGTCCGCCGGTCGGACATGGACCATACCCTCGGCCCGTAGGCGATATTGTCGAATATCGACAACGGGAACGTGTTGGGCCGCTGGAAGACCATGCCCACCTTTTTCCTGAGCATGGTCAGGTCACAGAGCGGCGAGAATATGTTCTCCCCGTCAACGATGACACTGCCGGTCACGTTAACGCCCTCGATCGAATCGTTCATCCGGTTAAATACCCTCAGCAACGTCGATTTGCCGCACCCTGACGGACCGATGATGCCCGTGATCAGGTTCTCCCTGACCTTGAGGTTGACATTGATCAGGGCATGAAATTTTTTGTAAAAGAGATTGAGACCACTGGTCTTGATGATCATCCGAACCTGCCGCTGATGTAATCATTGGTGCGCTTGTCACGTGGGCTGGTGAATATCTTCTCGGTCCGGTCCATTTCTATCAGCTCCCCGGACAGGAAGAATGCTACCCGCGTGCTGACCCTCGCCGCCTGCTTGGTGTTATTGGTCACCAGGATGAACGAATACTTGCTCTTCAATGATTCCATGGTGCTTTCAACTTTGGTGGTGGATATCGGGTCAAGTCCCGAGCATGGTTCATCCATCATGATGACCTCCGGCCTCAGGGCTAGCGTGCGGGCGATGCACAGCCGCTGCTGCTGGCCACCGGACAGCGTGGACGCGGAATCAAACAACCGGTCTTTGACCTCGTCCCACAGATTGGCAGCGGTCAGCGACTCCTGCACGATATTATCCAGCTCGCGCCGGCTGTGCCGGTTGTGCAACTTTGGGCCGTAAGTAAGGTTTTTGTATATGGAACCCGGCAGAACAATGGGGGACGCGAATATCAGGCCGATCCTTCGCCTCAGATCATTGATGGAAATGGCGTCTATATCAGTACCATCGAGCAAGATACTGCCATCATACCGTGCATTGTCCGTTTCAGGCAAACGGTTGATGGCCCGGAGCAGGGAACTCTTACCTGAATTGGCGGGTCCAATGACCCCCAGTATTTCGTTTGAGTGGATGACGAGGTTGACATCCCGCAATGCCTGGATCTCATTGTAGTAGACGCACAGATCCTTTATAACGATCTTGTGATCCATTTGTTGCATTGCCGATTTTCTCCCTGATATTCGGACATCCTGTTATCCACTTCCTGATTTTCTGTTATCCTGATATCCAGCCGTATTTCTTTTCATCTCTTCATCCATTCACCTTTTCATCCCTTCTTTTTTATCATATCCCCACTGCCCCGCATCCCCCGTATCTTCATAACATCTTAACCTCATAACCTCAAATCACCGTCTTTTTCATTTAATAGTACCGTGCCATGTACCGGTGCATCAACCGGTAAGCGATGAAATTGATGCAGAGGATAAGGATGATCAGAACCGTGGCGGTTCCGTAAGCCTTGGGCATCGAGATTCCTTCACGCGCAAGAATATAAAAATGTACGGCAAGGGTGCGCGAAGAAGCGAAGACAGACGCCGGGATGTTCAACGACGCGCCTGCGGTAAAGATCACGGCCGCGGTCTCTCCCACGGCGCGTCCGATACCGAGCACGATCCCGGTCAGGATCCCGGGAATCGCAGTGGGCAGAACGACCTTCGCGATCGTGTCGAACTTACCGCCGCCCAGCGAATAGCTGATCTCGCGGTAGGACCTGGGAACGGCTTTGATCGCTTCTTCCGATGTCCGTATGATCGTGGGCAATATCATAAGCGCCAATGTCAACGAGCCGGAAAGGATGCTCCATCCAAGTTTCAGAGTAATGACGAAAAAGATAAAACCGAATAATCCGAAAATTATTGAAGGCACGCCTGCCAGGCAGTCAGCGCCAAAGCTGATAATACGCCTGAGCGATCCGGCCTTTGTATATTCCGACAGGTATATTGCGCTACCCACACCCAGCGGTGTTGCGATAAGGATGGAAAAAAACGCGATCAACAAAGTACCGACAATCGACGGTAAGATCCCGCCTTCTTTACCCATTTCAAAGGTTTTTTCAGTCAGAAATCTCCAGTTCAGTTGAGCAAAACCGTTTTTCAGGACAAACCCGATAATAAATACCAAGATCAGCACCGTTAACACGGTCATGGTCAATAATACAGCATAGGCAATGATCTGACTGGTTCTCGGTCCGATCCTGAATACCATGTCCGTCTATGTCCGTTTTGTAATCCGAATGGCAACGATGTTCAAAATTATTATTATCAGAAAGAGAACTGAACCGCAGGCAAAAAGCGCCGCCCGGTGGTCTCCGGTCGAATAGCTGAGTTCCAGCGCGATCGTTGATGTAATGGTCCGTACCGAGTCAATAATGGAATGTGGAATGCGGAGGGCGTTTCCTGCGATCATAATGACGGCCATGGTCTCTCCGATCGCCCTGCCCATGCCCAATATGATCCCCGCGATGATCCCGGAACGCGATGCGGGAAGCACGACCATTAA
Encoded proteins:
- the phoU gene encoding phosphate signaling complex protein PhoU, which gives rise to MDIHFDEQLRELKNDIFKMATMVEESIHKSLEALKKRDIKNAQHIREIDKEIDKLEIAIEERCVELIARHQPVGADLRFLIGVIKMNSDLERMGDHAVNIADCVHFLAEAPRIKPVSTIWTMVTIVSEMLKDSVDSFMSNNATQAQKVCERDSVVDEMRNDITRIMLTHMLEQPDKIGAALQYISVARNLERIADLSTNICEDTIYIAQARVIKHHAEQKK
- the pstB gene encoding phosphate ABC transporter ATP-binding protein PstB, which codes for MIIKTSGLNLFYKKFHALINVNLKVRENLITGIIGPSGCGKSTLLRVFNRMNDSIEGVNVTGSVIVDGENIFSPLCDLTMLRKKVGMVFQRPNTFPLSIFDNIAYGPRVWSMSDRRTLNEIVERSLRAVDLFEEVKGILKKGALELSLEKQQRLCIARLLAVEPEILLMDEPCSALDPIATTRIEELMIELKKKYTIIIVTHNMQQAARIADEVGFMLLGELIEFDSASKMFTNPSDERTFNYISGRFG
- a CDS encoding phosphate ABC transporter ATP-binding protein, with amino-acid sequence MDHKIVIKDLCVYYNEIQALRDVNLVIHSNEILGVIGPANSGKSSLLRAINRLPETDNARYDGSILLDGTDIDAISINDLRRRIGLIFASPIVLPGSIYKNLTYGPKLHNRHSRRELDNIVQESLTAANLWDEVKDRLFDSASTLSGGQQQRLCIARTLALRPEVIMMDEPCSGLDPISTTKVESTMESLKSKYSFILVTNNTKQAARVSTRVAFFLSGELIEMDRTEKIFTSPRDKRTNDYISGRFG
- the pstA gene encoding phosphate ABC transporter permease PstA, producing the protein MVFRIGPRTSQIIAYAVLLTMTVLTVLILVFIIGFVLKNGFAQLNWRFLTEKTFEMGKEGGILPSIVGTLLIAFFSILIATPLGVGSAIYLSEYTKAGSLRRIISFGADCLAGVPSIIFGLFGFIFFVITLKLGWSILSGSLTLALMILPTIIRTSEEAIKAVPRSYREISYSLGGGKFDTIAKVVLPTAIPGILTGIVLGIGRAVGETAAVIFTAGASLNIPASVFASSRTLAVHFYILAREGISMPKAYGTATVLIILILCINFIAYRLMHRYMARYY